A region of Paenibacillus sp. 37 DNA encodes the following proteins:
- the rbfA gene encoding 30S ribosome-binding factor RbfA yields MAKIRTGRVGEQIKKEISLLIQSELKDPRIGFITVTGVEVTGDLSQAKVYLSVFGEQEQKDNTLKALAKANGFLRSELGKRIRFRHVPELIFKIDESIAYGSRIEKLLGDIGSDKNESQ; encoded by the coding sequence ATGGCTAAGATTCGTACAGGTAGAGTGGGCGAGCAGATCAAGAAAGAAATAAGTCTGCTCATCCAGTCTGAACTGAAAGATCCACGTATCGGCTTTATTACGGTAACGGGAGTCGAAGTGACAGGAGACTTGTCGCAAGCCAAAGTTTATCTGAGTGTCTTCGGTGAGCAGGAACAAAAAGATAACACGCTCAAAGCTCTGGCAAAAGCAAATGGATTTTTGCGTTCCGAGCTGGGCAAACGTATCCGGTTCCGGCATGTTCCCGAGTTGATATTTAAGATTGACGAATCCATCGCTTATGGCAGCCGAATTGAGAAGCTGCTTGGCGATATTGGTTCCGACAAGAACGAATCCCAGTAA
- a CDS encoding DHH family phosphoesterase produces the protein MHTYEQALQAGKQFLLEHDDYLVVSHVQPDGDAVSSTVTVGWLLSCLGKTFTMINEGEIPHRMQFLWEAGNIVNMTEQPPQRKYKAVICVDCADFARVGLTRHYFEDDAVILNIDHHPTNDGYGTVNIIKSDAAATAEILFDFLNLFQVTWDKDVATAVYTGLLTDTGGFRYANTSPNVMTTASRLLEHGVDGPYLAQTLLEQVTLPQVRILNQALSSLQMTDDGKIAWVVITPDDMVACGAANEDLEGVVNYPRNIQGVEVGIFFKVINENAVKVSLRSAGKIDVAALAQTFGGGGHVLAAGCRLEGRLDDIIPKVLKQVNSQW, from the coding sequence ATGCACACTTATGAACAGGCGCTCCAGGCCGGAAAGCAATTTCTGCTGGAGCATGATGATTACCTGGTCGTGTCGCATGTACAGCCGGACGGTGACGCAGTCAGCTCGACGGTAACGGTGGGCTGGCTGCTGTCATGTCTGGGTAAGACATTCACGATGATTAATGAAGGTGAAATCCCGCATCGCATGCAATTTTTGTGGGAAGCAGGCAACATTGTGAACATGACCGAACAACCACCGCAGCGAAAATATAAAGCTGTTATCTGTGTGGATTGTGCAGACTTTGCCAGAGTAGGTTTGACACGTCATTATTTCGAAGACGATGCTGTTATCTTGAATATTGATCATCACCCTACAAATGACGGTTATGGTACAGTTAACATCATTAAGTCAGATGCTGCTGCAACGGCTGAAATCTTGTTCGATTTTCTTAACCTGTTCCAAGTAACATGGGATAAAGATGTTGCGACGGCAGTTTATACAGGATTGCTTACGGATACAGGTGGATTCCGCTATGCCAACACCAGCCCAAATGTAATGACAACGGCCTCCAGACTGCTTGAACATGGCGTGGATGGTCCCTATCTCGCCCAGACCTTGTTGGAGCAGGTGACTCTTCCGCAAGTTCGGATTTTGAATCAGGCACTATCAAGCCTGCAGATGACAGATGATGGAAAGATAGCCTGGGTTGTTATTACACCAGATGATATGGTGGCTTGTGGAGCAGCTAATGAAGATCTTGAAGGGGTAGTGAACTATCCGCGCAACATTCAGGGCGTGGAAGTTGGTATCTTTTTCAAAGTCATCAACGAGAATGCAGTCAAGGTTTCTTTGCGTTCAGCTGGTAAGATTGATGTTGCTGCACTAGCACAGACCTTTGGCGGAGGCGGGCATGTGCTCGCAGCCGGATGTCGTCTGGAAGGCAGACTTGATGATATTATCCCAAAAGTACTGAAGCAGGTGAATTCGCAATGGTAA
- the truB gene encoding tRNA pseudouridine(55) synthase TruB encodes MVKPFEGVLPVYKPAGFTSHDVVAKMRRILKMKRIGHTGTLDPQVTGVLPLCLGRATRVVEYMQELPKEYLATLRLGLSTDTEDMTGEVIERAETTVEVTQEQVQQVLEQFLGTISQVPPMYSAVKVDGKRLYELAREGKTVERKSREVTIYELELTGIETQGETTDISFRALCSKGTYIRTLCVDIGRQLGYPSTMVQLERTISAGISADRCLRIEEVEQLMADGTLAEALIPVDEAIASIPAHKVGEEQAKGALQGQKLSARLLEPPVEQPGLLRLYAQDGTFLGIFERDELKPTVRAVKVFLPE; translated from the coding sequence ATGGTAAAGCCATTTGAAGGTGTACTTCCGGTATATAAACCGGCGGGATTTACTTCTCATGATGTTGTAGCCAAAATGCGTCGCATTCTCAAAATGAAGCGCATTGGGCATACGGGCACACTTGACCCACAAGTTACAGGTGTTCTGCCGCTCTGTCTTGGACGGGCGACACGTGTGGTGGAGTACATGCAGGAGCTTCCGAAAGAATATCTGGCTACGCTGAGATTGGGACTGTCTACTGACACAGAGGATATGACAGGGGAAGTCATTGAGCGGGCTGAAACGACTGTGGAAGTAACACAGGAACAGGTTCAACAGGTGCTTGAGCAGTTTCTGGGCACGATCTCACAGGTACCACCTATGTATTCTGCGGTAAAGGTAGACGGCAAACGTCTTTATGAGCTTGCTCGTGAAGGCAAGACGGTAGAGCGTAAGAGCCGCGAGGTCACAATCTATGAGCTCGAACTTACTGGAATTGAGACTCAGGGTGAGACCACCGATATATCCTTCCGGGCCTTATGTTCAAAAGGTACTTATATTCGGACATTGTGTGTAGACATTGGGCGGCAACTCGGATATCCATCCACCATGGTTCAACTGGAGCGTACGATATCTGCAGGTATCTCTGCAGATCGTTGTCTTCGTATTGAAGAAGTGGAACAACTTATGGCTGACGGGACATTGGCGGAGGCGCTGATTCCTGTTGACGAGGCTATTGCTTCAATTCCGGCTCACAAGGTTGGAGAAGAACAGGCCAAAGGAGCACTGCAAGGTCAGAAACTGTCTGCACGTCTTCTGGAACCGCCTGTGGAGCAACCAGGTTTGCTGCGGTTGTATGCTCAGGATGGTACGTTTCTGGGGATATTTGAACGGGATGAACTAAAACCAACGGTAAGGGCAGTTAAAGTCTTTTTGCCGGAATAA